cttcgtaactcaatcgtttcataaccaaattcgacccataatagcTACCTCGTTGTAGTTTGGCTCgaaaacggctcaaaagtgGAGCCAAGGGGACTCACCCTACACATGGGGCCAAGGGATCCACCATCATTGTGTGGGGCCAAGGGGGCCCACCCATCATGTGGTGGTACAGTACGGGTCAACTCTTTGtctctgataccatgtaaaatTATTAGAGAGACGGGCCTTacggcccacttccaacaacaccgatattgtccccaacttggtagTACAGTACGAGCCAGCTCCCTGTctttgataccatgtagaattattAGAGAGACAGGCCTTATGGCCCATTTCCAACAACACTGATATTGTtctcaacttggtaattaccacctgcacaatccgtaagttgtggggttttatcacaaaaagcttcggtgttagttagagtggagttaggatatttaaactatTACTTATCTTTTAATATGGATGATGTGGGATTCAACAAAGACAACGTGAAATATGTGTAAAATAAACTCTAGTACATAGTACAGTATATAATAAGTAGTAACATAATACTCTGGAATCCGATTCCAGAGCCTACTTCTTAATCACACTCATATACAACGCAAACATAAGATCGATCTAACGATATATAGTACTAGTTATTGGCCAAGAGAGCTTGCGATTGCTTTTCGTAGCGGAAACCAAGTTTCATGGAATCATCAGCAGACCAAACAAAGATACCACCAAGTTTGCCCTCACTCTTGAGCCTATGGCAGGCTTTAAAAAAACCGTTCTCCGGGGACAATCCGCCGCTCCCGTCACTGATAAAGCTTGCCAAGACCTGTCCGCCGTTGTAATTGGAGCTCTGAGTGTTGAAATAATTGATGAACTGAGACACCGTGGTGCCCTGATCGTATGCATAAAATTGGAAGTTGACATAGTCAATCAAATGGCCATAGCTCTTCCACAAGGCCAAGTAGTGGCTCTGAACTTGATCATCATCAAACGGAGCAATGGAAGCAAATGAGATGACTCCATTATTCTTTAGGGTTGTTATAAGCCTTCCAATGCACTCGGAAAATGTATCGGGGTCCGCTTGAAAGTGCTCGTAATCAATGTCGATTCCGTCCAAGTTGTACTGCTGGATGATGCTTGTGAGTGAAGAAACAGCATTTGAAACCCAGGAATCAATCGAGGAAGGGTTGAAGTAGGCAGAGCCACTGCCGACACTGTCTCCTCCTAAGCTCAAGGCCACTTTAACGTTAGAATGTTGGTTTTTTATGGAGGAAACTTGGGAAGGGCTAAGGTTGTCGGAGTCCCAAAAGACATTGAATTTGCCGTTGGTGGGAGAGGAGCCTGAGGGGTCATAGTCTATGGCAAAGGAGAGGATGAAGTGGAGTTCGACATTAGGGTTTATGGGGACATCCGAAAACTTGACGTTGTTGAATTCGGCTCCTATGTATTCTCGAAAGAGATCGGAGTTTGCCGGACCGGCTTGGGTATGGGATGTGAGGAGGGTTTGAAGGAAGAAAAGGGCGATGACGAGCTTAAGCTTTGGAACTGCCATTGTTAATAGTGAAGAGTAGTGCTAGATGTTTTGTGTGTGGCGATGAGTGACATTGAATCTTGTTATGTTCCAGTTTTATAGTGCATTAATTACTCAATGTGAGACGGATTATGTGGAAATTAAACCGGATGATTAATCAGGCAGCGTGTGCAGTGCCGTTGCAGTAGTTGTGTTTTTGTGTTGAGCTCTGTCTCGGCGGAATTGCAAAAGACAAAATTGTGGTAGTCATCTAGATTGTGTATATCAGTATAATATTTATAGTTTTGTATTCATAAGTATGGTagattaagtgtaataatacatttggttgaattttttttcaagtttacaacttattgtattattacacttaGTGTACCAAATTGTGTTCCcaacacattgaaaaatttcatATTTATGGCTTATATATTTAGTGACATCATTTGATAAGGTTTGAAGTAACAAATGTTGAAAGTAAGTAATTCCATGGCGTCATTCTACAAGTCAATTAAAAAATCACTAACCAGAGTTGCACCAACCAAttaattataaggaaaactaatgaaaagagtattaccgagagcttttcgttaaagttcccttaattctaaggaaaactaataaaaatggttttaaaactttgagttttaatcaaaaaccatccactaactttatttaatcataaggacaaaagaaagaaaaaaattaaaaaaatactaaacaAAAGCGCGTGCAAGCCTTGCACCTTTGTCAATACGTGGTCCACCACTTACAGAGAAGAACAATATGAGGAAGGATTTTTGCAAACCATCAGTCAGTAATCTTTTTCCAATCAAAGGTCCATCTCTCTTCAAATCTCTCAAAATTCAACTTTGTTTCAATCTCCAATTTTCGAACATCCAAACGGACCTTAAAGTCCTATTGATTCAAGCAAATGAAGTTGAAGATCAACAAAGCCTGCAATTTCCATACATCTGTGTCAATACGTGATCTGCCACCGTGACGACGACGATGATGATCTTCCTACTCGTCAGATTGATCTGAAGAGATGGACCCCATCATTCGCATCCCTATATTGTCTTTAAGACATCATCTCCACCATTCGCATTGAAATTGTCGGTATCAGGCCTAAGGTTGTTTTCTTCCATTACCTTGAAAATCTCCATTGCCTCATCAAGCACACCCTCCAAACACAACACTTTGATTTGAGATGAATATGTATAAGAATCTGGAGTGAAACCGTGCTTGGTCATTTCATACAATATCTGAAACGAAAGAAACGTGTTTCCTTTGCGACACAAGCTTGAGATTACGTTTTTGTAGAACCCGTAACTGGGGCAGTTTTGTTTATTACAGAGGCCTTGAATGATAGAGACTGCCTCTTGCACCAAACCTTTCTCACATTGTAGAATTCCTAAATAGTGTAGCACCgttaaattttataaacaatgtagtaccgttaagttttataaacaatgtagtaaatttcataaacagtatCGTAAGTTTCATGAACATGttataagtttcataaatagtgtactaaatttcataaacagtgtaccGTGAGTCCGTGCGTCtgattttttgtcatttttattaaaattatgtctttttcattaacaTTTAGgttcttttgtcctttttattaaaatttaagagtttttcattaaaatttaaatctttttaattaaataaagttatagcatgatttttttattaaaataaacttagttcaaactcttttcatgaAAGCTCCTTTAATTCTATAATGCAAACAATGACAAATAATCGTACGCACAACAACTTCTACTTGGGACTTGGGAGCTTTGAAGAGGGAGGATCAAGTTAGGAAAATGGGAGCGACTACAATAATTTTTAGGGTTATACAATTTCTCATTCATCGTAAATTACAGTTTGATGCATGTACAAATATATCTCGTTATAATTACCAAATATTATAAGGACGtattcaaaacttattttatCACTAGAGCAAAATGACTTATTACACATAAAAAAACCTAAGCATTTTACATTTTTGGAGTAATTAGAATTTCTTACATTTTTTTCCTACTTGTATAGACTAAACATATATtactttacaaaatttgattaagaTGCTTTGATCAATTGTCAACTTAgcaattttctatttatttaatatatatatatatatatatatatatatatatatattcacttAAGCTAGCTAACAACTAATTTCCTacctaataaaaaaatctacAATTTAGGAATTTTAAATTTGTGgctttattaaaaatattaatttaactaCTTGCTCATTATcactgccacttagtactacgatctggTGATATTATTTTTTACTTGTAAACGACAGGTCTTAGGTTTGctttaatttgttaaaattttacgtataattatataaaaaaatgtatttaagACTTATGGTGTATTTGAAAATAAATGTACCGATTTTTTGTACGTTTGGATTTTAAATGTGCCAAGAAGCAAAATGTATTAGAAATCCAAATGTACGACAAAATTAAATGTACTCATATTAGAGGTAAACCAACGTACCAGTATAATCAAACGTACTCCTAAAAAAATTGTAGAAAATATACTtaattgttgtaaacattcctagaataagtatgattgtgtaaatcctagattagatttgattctagttatcctttcctattacaacttgtattacttggaggagaaggaatatcttctctccctttactactataaataaaggcacaatgtaggagggataacaacacacacattcctctacaattctacaaacacacatctctctcctctctctctctctgccgccggccctagtctctctgtcagataaaaatagaccacaacacgttatcaacacgctcctaccgctgcgcttaggaatctgacgttggagatttttttttctgcatcaaaccagttcatctatatcatcacgcaatcatgttctttccaaacaacggtttttaactcgatattttgcaagccctgatagcatgaacattcaccatgatgcatgacccaactttacgtttaacgtattttagattctacataaattgtgtatgcttcatcaccaaaattgctacaattatgtgaatttgatatttttcatgaattgaatcttacatatgtacatgcattgaaactattatttgcatatgcatcaaagtaaatatgtgattcattgaattatatatgcatctaattgataaaaattgaaaaaaattggaatCGGAAAAAATTAGGGTTCTTTCGAACCCAGGCCTTTGCATATTGCAAGGCCGCAAGCCACTAGGCCCGCAGCTTGCGATGGCCCAGCCTTTCTCCTTAGCTAGGCCTGAAGCCTGCATCGAAACCCCCAAGCCGAGGGCATGCAGCTCTTTTCCTACCCAGAAAACCCAGAATCCCGACACCTTTCATGGTGTCTCCCACCACGGCGTGGCCTGCAGCCACTACCCTGAACCTTTGTTTCATGTCCCTAACGACCTGAAGTCGTCCCATGTCGAAAATTGAGCCGAGATTCACTTGAATCTCGTCGGGATTTTGTCGAAAATCCTATTCGAAACTCTAGGATTTCACTACGAATGTcgagattttttttcaaatctccATTCTTATTTTAAGGTTTGTTTTGGCAACCCATTAAGCACCCTTGTCCCGACGCCGACCGTTTGACACGACGCCGACCGTTTGACACGACGCCGTCCACAATTTCCGGTGTTCTTCCCCGGTGCACACACCCAGCTACGGCTGGGACGTTTATTTTGCCTCAAACTCGAGCCCTAGTAGGCTCCTGTTCCTCGGCCCAtacgaaaaaaaaaggaaaaaaaagacttttttttttgggccagCCTGAAGCGGCCcgagagaaatttttttttttctgagttTGGTTAATGCAGCCCACCCCGTGAGCCTGCAGCTCACCCATGAGCCACCCGTGGGCTTTGCCCATACTTTAGGcccccgagattttattatttaattttttttaaataatttgggTTTTCATATTTTCCCCACATCttaatttggcccgaagtccaaataaattcattcaattataattatacaCCTAAAAGTTATATTTCTTGCATAtacttgttgcatatttgtttgcatatatatttgcgtttgcctgcaggaatatatgaacctgaagttcataattactttgaaacccgaagtttcttataaacatgccttgtttgaaaacctgaagttttctcttaaaacatatcacccatgaaaacccgaagtttttcatgcaaaattaaaccaatacatgtctattagaacctgtatgttctactcctatgtgaatggattgatttttctccatgacactaaccacatcttgtccatctatttgtgataggaacatgtcgaatttgaacaaactcgacttcaccgctttggaggtctctggaaggaactacctcaagtgggttcaagatgtgaagctccacctcactgcaaagaacttgcgtcctgctattgaagaagcaacataTAAACCTGTTGGCAAAGCTGAAAAAgtcactgctatgatcttcatccgaagacatattcatgacgctctgcaaactgagtaccttgctgaggaggatccacgtgcattatgggtcgctttggctgatcgtttcgatcactaaaaggacatattcttgcctgaagcaagacacgactagcagcacttgcgcttccaagactttaagtctgtgaatgaatataattatgaagtttgtcgaatccgatcacttctcaagttttgcaatgaaactttgactgaaaaggatctcctggagaatacCTACTTGAcattctctgcttctaatattgtcctgcagcaacaatatagagctcagaagttcactaagttctcgaatttgatctctgttttacttcttgctgaaaagcagaaccagctgctgatgaagaatcatcaagctcgacctactggggctactgctgtgcctgaagcacattatagcactaatcaaCACCCAAAACGCtaaaagaggcgtggtaagggcggccagaagccatcccaccaaggtcaacagagtcaaggctcatccaagggaggaaacaaagcccagaagcgcccaaacctcgctcccaaggccccgaacttcaagaataagggcaaaacacctgccacaatgaatgacaatatgtgctatcgttgtggtttaaaggaccattggtcctgtatttgccgtgctcccaagaaggttgtagatgaatatcattctcgtcgtaagaagtttgaatcaaacttcatgcaagtggacgaaccagagactacaaagatggaggtttctgattttcaggaggataccactcctatggaagattagaatcttagacatagacttatttttcagttaaaataagacaattggggccgaattccacctagtggccgcaccccaccttgtttttggttgattttgaacaattttcctttatgttttggattattagttggcgatttattttggatattcagttttaatccttgaataaatgaaattattttgaattgataattgtttttataaacttttatgcatgtgacaatttcaaattaatttttcattctaggtatgactagtgggaaagttagttgtctggcagatagtgcaaccacgcatactgttttgcgtgaacgcatctatttcactaacttcgtacctaagaatgcacctttgacaaccctctcaggcccatccaacctgatagaatgatacggtaaggcacgtataatgttgtccaatggtacaatcttgaccattgctgaggcactctattttccacgttccggaagaacgttactaagtttcaaggacattagagataacaattaccacgctgaaacccacgtataaaacggagttgaatttctgtgcgtaacttcctacgaatatggccataagcgtattctagagaagatggagcgtaacccgagtggtctgtatactacgaccatacgccccatcgaatgccactatgtggccagccctaccacagggaccgcgcacgaaattacactttggcatgatcgtttgggacatcctggacgaatagcaatgcgccgtatcctcaaaacttcacacgagcatccactaacccgaagcttaggttcgattcatgaaatcacatgtcaaacatgttctatgggaaagcttattactaaatcttcttatgacaagattcgttcgaatcctcccatttttatacaacggattcagggggacatttgtggacagATTCAACCtccatgcggaccatttagatattttatggttttggttgactcatctacacgttggtcacacgtgtgcttgttgtccacaaggaacgctgcattttccaaactgttggctcaggttatcaagctcagggctcaccatcctgattatccgatcaaatctattcgattggataatgctggagaattcacatctacaacttttgatgactattgcatgtcgattggggttgaagttgaacatcctgtaccccatgttcacacccagaacggcctggcagaggctttcattaagcgtttacaaatgattgctcgatcgttggtcatacgtaccaagctcctaatcgctgcttggggccatgcaatattggacgcagcaaagttggtccgcctgaggcttgttgcgacacaaccatttagtgcccttcagttggtcaccggatgcaaacccgacatatcgcatctgcgcgtttttggttgtgcggtctatgtgccgatttcgccgcccttacgtacaaaaatggggcctcagcgaaggatgggaatctatgtcggatatgattctccttcgattattcgttacttagaacctttgacaggcgatctgtttaccgctcgtttcgcggattgtcacttctatgagacagttttcccgctgttagggggagataagaacgtcaacgttcctaaagaacgatgcgaattatcgtggacgactcccactttgtctcatttag
This window of the Malus domestica chromosome 03, GDT2T_hap1 genome carries:
- the LOC103422527 gene encoding chitinase 2-like → MAVPKLKLVIALFFLQTLLTSHTQAGPANSDLFREYIGAEFNNVKFSDVPINPNVELHFILSFAIDYDPSGSSPTNGKFNVFWDSDNLSPSQVSSIKNQHSNVKVALSLGGDSVGSGSAYFNPSSIDSWVSNAVSSLTSIIQQYNLDGIDIDYEHFQADPDTFSECIGRLITTLKNNGVISFASIAPFDDDQVQSHYLALWKSYGHLIDYVNFQFYAYDQGTTVSQFINYFNTQSSNYNGGQVLASFISDGSGGLSPENGFFKACHRLKSEGKLGGIFVWSADDSMKLGFRYEKQSQALLANN